From the genome of Nicotiana tabacum cultivar K326 chromosome 17, ASM71507v2, whole genome shotgun sequence:
GTTGCTCATAATAATGAAGTAGGAAGTGATTATGTGATTATTTCAAGTATGGCAGTTGTTTTTGTTCTTTCAGTCTGAGCACTTGTGCTTTTAGTGTGATTTTAAATGATCAAGTAAAATCTTGCAAATTCCCTTCAGTCTAGATGTGGTTGTAGCATTTCATGAATGGCTGGCTTATTCAAGGAGTGCAAATTTAGTAGCCATTTCTTGGCTTATTAATATTTTCTTGAGAAAACTAACAGTATTgcactatttttgttttatccTCACTTTTAGAGATTCTTAAGTACGATGAGAGCAATACAAGGTGCATTGATAGTAGCATCAAGTGTTCAGATTATTTTGGGTTATAGTCAACTTTGGGCTATTTGTTCCAGGTACAAATTTTCCACCAAGATGAAATTTCTTTTCACTCATCATATACTGTTTATCATGTTAACGGCTTCAAAATGCTGACTTGCTGTATACTTCAGATTTTTCAGCCCACTAGGAATGGTTCCGGTAATTGCTCTAGCAGGATTTGGTCTTTTTGATAAGGGTTTCCCAGTGGTAGGTTGAGGATTTATCTACCGAAAACAAAATTGTTTCATGCATAATGTTGTATGCTTTTGTCAGCTTACACTGACTACTGTTTTATGCTCGGTTGAGGATTTATCTACCGAAAACAAAACTTTATTGTTATATCCAATTGTTTCATGCATAATGTTGTGTATGCTTTTGTCAGCTTACACTGACTACTGTTTTATGTTTGTGCAACTTTATAACAGGCTGGACAGTGTGTGGAAATTGGTGTACCAATGTTCATTTTATTTGTGATCTTCTCTCAGGTTTGTCACTTTTTTGAAGCTTTTAAGCCTGCTTTTTTGGGTCCAAAACCTAATAGTTTGCTTCTTGCTTATGTGAAActaaattcatatttttggccAGTCAGTCTTCTTTTACAACATCGAGAATAACAGAGACAGTGCTATCTCCAAACTTTTCTGTCTTCTATTTCATAAATATAAATGCAAGGGAACTTCAAAATGGTTGCCTGATGATTAATTCATTTTTTGCACAGTATTTGAAAAACTTCCAGTTCAGGCAACTGCCGGTGATGGAACGATTTGCTCTAATTATGTCAATCACGGTTATTTGGGCTTATGCACACCTCCTAACGGCCAGTGGTGCATACAAACATCACCCAGAGGTTACCCAAAAACACTGCCGCACTGATAGAGCAAACCTCATCTCGACTGCACCATGGTTGATATCCAATTTCAGCTTCTTCCACTTTTTAGATGAATAATGTAGCCTTTTTATCTAACGACACACTCTAGAATTTAAAGTAGGGTCTGATAAACGACACATTTTATTAGAGACTTAAAGATTGGAGGAATTCATCTCTTGTCCactttggttttcaggataaagATTCCATATCCACTTCAATGGGGAGCTCCTACTTTTGATGCTGGTCATGCTTTTGGAATGATGGCTGCTGTGCTTGTCTCCTTGATTGAGGTTAAACCTGAATAAAATTGATGGATTGTGGTCATGTTTTTCCATTTTGTACACAGCTAAGTCTTACTCTTTTGTCTTCAGTCAACTGGAGCATATAAAGCAGCATCTCGCTTAGCAAGTGCAACACCGCCCCCAGCTCATGTTCTGAGCCGTGGCATTGGCTGGCAGGTTTGTGCAGTAACTTGTAACAAACATgttttcttgaaaagaatttgtATGAATCTTTAATATCATGTTTTATGTTGAATACCAATAAATAGATGATGTTAGCAGCCTAGATCTTCTAATCCTTTTCCAAATCTCACCTTTTGAATCTTGGTTTGTCAAgttatcaaatgaaaattcactTCAGCTGGATATAAATAATATACACATTCATCATTAGTGGTTAAATTTCATTTTGGGGTCCCTTTTTAAGAATACTTCTCAAAATTGAGCCTCTGGAGTTCTCATGACAGTGATGATTCTCTAGTCTCTGCAAACCTGGAACATCTATAGGTTGGTGGTAGTGAGTGTTTCCAAGAGGACCTTGCATAATATAAGTGCAGAATATAATGATGTTGACCCTCAAATTCCCAGAATTTCTTTATTCTTGAAACAAATCGTATAATATTAGGTGCTTCATACCTGTCAACATCTTAGGTTGGCAGTGTTTAAGTGGGGATCTAAAAAAACGTTAAATATTTTAAGTGCAGAAAACTTTGATTTTCAACTCTCCAATGATAATTTCTTCTCGAAAAAAAGATTTGAATCACGGAATGCCCCATATTATGTGATGTTTTAGGGAGATGTAGCTAGAGACTGATGTTGAACTTTTTGTTTGCAGGGTATTGGTATCTTGTTTAGTGGACTTTTTGGGACAGCCACTGGGTGCACAGTTTCTATGTTAGTAACTCAACTCCTATATTACTTTATGCTCTGTGATTTTTCTCTCGGGTTTGACATATCATTTATGACAACAGTGAGAATGTGGGTCTTCTTGGAAGCACTCGTGTGGGTAGCCGCAGAGTTATCCAAATTTCAGCTGGCTTTATGATCTTCTTCTCACTATTAGGTGGGTGATTTCTGCCATATCTAAAATTATCTTTCAGCTAGTCTTGACTTATTTCCTCATAAATAATCCATTATTTTGACATTTGTAGGCAAATTTGGAGCATTATTTGCATCAATACCTTTCCCAATATTCGCTGCTGTATATTGTGTCTTGTTTGGTCTTGTTGGTGAGAACCTTTAGTAACTCATCTCCTGACAACTTCATTCTTATATCTCTTTGTTTATCTTCCCCAACTGATAAACATTTCTTTTATTTCCAGCTTCTGTGGGATTATCATTTTTGCAGTTCACAAACATGAACTCGATGAGAAACCTCTTCATTGCTGGTGTTTCTCTCTTCCTCGGGTTGTCTATTCCCGAGTACTTCAGGGAATACACTACTGCTGCTTTTCATGGTCCTGCCCATACTAAGGCTGGATGGGTGAGTCAAGCATTATATATTTAACTTTCTAAATTTGTTGATTTCCTATAAAGTCATCAGTAACTGATATCTGGTTCTACTGTAACTATGCAGTTCAATGATTTTCTCAACACTATCTTTCTGTCTTCCCCGACTGTGGCGTTGATGGTTTCTGTGTTCCTGGACAACACATTGGATTACAAGGACAGTGCGAAAGACAGAGGAATGCCATGGTGGGTGAAGTTCAGGACTTTTAAGGGGGATAGTCGAAATGAAGAGTTTTACACTCTCCCTTTTAATCTCAACCGCTTTTTTCCACCTTCATGATCGTGTTAAAGATGCATTTTTGGACTAAAGGGAAGGAGGTTAAAGTGAGAAGAGTTTTATCTCATCCTATCTCAGGGTTGTGACCCCTAATGATATATTTGGATCAAAGGACTGGAGATGAAAGGAAATGAAGACCTCTCTATGTAGAAGAGTTAGGATGAACGAGGAATGCACTATCTTAGGAAGTAGACATTAATTGACatgaatatttattaatttatttgtaGCCATAAATGTCAAGGCCTATTTTGGCATAATGAAAAGGTTTTCTTAAAAGATAGTACCGTACTCTGTTGGATGCAAGCAaaagttttaagtttttctcAGATACCTTATCCCTTCAATGACGAAGGTGCAAGCAAAAATTCACTTGCCAAAAGCTTTTCGACGCGAGCTAAGTTAAGTTTTTCTCAGTTTCCTTTTCCCTAAATTTTTTAGTGATGAGAAGACAATAAGTAGGAATTTCAATGAGAAAGATGCTTTCATATGCATGGGACTAATTTCCAGTCGTCCCACACTTTttctccttaggatttgatacAAAAGCGGACCAACTTTATGTACTATTCTAAAGTTCTTTTACACAACAAATTAATGTTGGACAAGGAATTTGGAGTTGGGAGTTGCTGAGGAAAAGTTTGATCACTCTAATGCCTGCACATGCACTCTTTGCATCTGGGGTGTCGATAAATACTACGACCAAAGCCTCGTACCTGCACTCTCTGACCTTCATCAATCATCTTCCGGATCTTCTCCTCGAAACTGTTCCATCCTATGGTCTTATTTCTTGACAAAATTGCAGCAAGCCTCTTCTTGCTAGGCCTCAACGTGGGAGCATGACCACCACCATAATATGTTCTGAACCCTGACACAAGGGATGATAGCTGACTGCCCGAGTCTGTTATTGCAAATACATCGGATGTTGCACATGCAATGAAGTCCAATGCTGCAAGCTGCATTATAAGTGATAACTTGTTGTTAGAGTCACATATAATATgttcgtgtgtgtgtgtgtgtgtattcgcATGCCTACAAATCAGAAGCAACTTACTTGAGAAGAAAAGTTTCTAAATGGCGCGAGTTCACTTGGTGAGAGAAGATTTTCCTTGGTCACTAGGTTGGGATAGAGGGTAGTTAAAGCTTGCATTCTTGATTGACCTCCATATATGTCGGAACCAGCAAGATAGATGTATGTTCCATGTTTGAAACCAAGGCCAGCGAGAACTAGTGCTGCTTCTTCTGGTGTCAATGGACATTTGCCCATCCTTCTTAGCTCCTCTGGAGAATAAGACCTGCAGACACCGGTAAACCAAAACTTATGGTCAATTGAACTATCACTCAAACTCTGTCAAACTAAAAGGTGTGTAACTGTTGTACAGCAGAAACTATACTTTGATTCCTTAAGACGCTCAAGAAGTAAAGGAAAATGGACTTGTCGATAAGTTTGCAATTCCCTTCTCTCAGTTTCTCCACCACCAAATTCACACATAGAGTAGGCCACCATATCAATCTCAAACCTTAAATGCAAAGCAAGGTACTTGGAAGGGCCTTCTGCTGCACTATGGTCAACACGCGGCATTAAGTTTCCAAGAAGTTGCTTATCCAATGTGCTCCTTGCAAAATCATATCTCCGAATCCGCCTAACCAGTAAAGAACCCCTTTTTTGGATCTTTGGCACAAACTTTAAGGCATGGAAGTTGCACTTGCACCTTAGTCTCTGCAACAAATTACAAATTTGTCTATAAACAAGAACAGAAACTAAAATACCATCATTGATCATTTTTACAAAGTCTTATGAATAAGTAGCACAATCTAGATATTTTTTGCAGATGTCATACCAAACATACATATATTCCCTAGCCAATCAAACAATTAAAGAATGCTCTTCACCTGAAGTTCATATGGCAATGGGTCAAAGCCGAGTCTATTTCCATATCCTAAAAAGTGAACAACTCGATTGCGTAAGAGGAGGGGAAGTATCTTCTTAATGTATTCATCAGGTGTAGCCTCCTTTGAGAGATCTGCATCAGTTATCTAAGCAAAGGAAAAAAGGTATTATAAGCTATCCTCCAAGTAAATACAATCTGTCCCAACTTTTCAACTTAAGAGAAAAACGTACAAGACTTCCAGCTGCTTCTACATCAAGTAATTTCAGATTAGGAGGGAGCTCCTTTATAATATTAACTTCATCCTTCAACATATCCAAGAAATAGTCTTCTTGATATATATCCCCGAACTGGCTGTGCTCGCAGCAAAAAGAGTGTTATAGCTTGCTGTTAAATTTAGCCGACTGGTGGAAGAAATTTTGGCTGTAAAACTAATTTTCCTCttttcttgggtatttgaataacTAGAGGGACAATTAGAATCAGACAAAAATATCAAACCTAGGATCCTTCCAGACATTGCTATAAAGAAACTTGGGAATGACCAAAGTGGCATTTAGGAGAGATGCTACAGCAACAGCATTGCAGACCTGCAGGCACAATTACAAAATTTCATTTCATGATCTATTCAAGAATAAGCAAACATAACAGTCCTACCTAGCAAACAATCATGAACGTGCGCAGAGTTCCATATACTAGTGTTTTCACTTGTAGATCACAATCTTCAGGACAAAAAAAGAGACAAGTAGACTCAACTGTACAACTCGACTAagagtaaaaaggaaaaaaagcacTGTTCTATACTTACAGCAACTCTTTGTTGATTTAGTCCTCCATTTGCGCTGATCAGTATATAGCCAGTGATGTTTCTAGGTTTCCCTGCCCTGACAACTTTAAACAATTATATACCGGAATTCAAAATTCAAAGAGTGAATTACCTACTCTCAGATATGAGAAATGAAACAATTAAAGATGCATATAGTAAATCAACATAATTCATGTATGAGCAAACTACACATAAGAGCAAAAATACCCTTACCTTGTGGACTAGTTTTATCTGCACAAGGTTTCCAAGATGATGCCTGAGGGTATGGCTCCTCCCATAACTTTGATGACTCTTGCTTAAACTCTCTCTGCAGCAATTTAAAGAAAGCCAAATAAAAGGTAGAAGTTATATTAGGATTGTTAGTGACTATGGTTTTAAATGCAATTTTCGAATGAAATTAATCTGGTTGAGTATCACAACCTCAGCAAGAGAAGCAGCAGCCAGATTTAGCAACCTTTCATGCAGCTTTACTGGACCTTCTTTTTCAGTCTTCTCTATCATTCCCACCTTCAGGTGCAAAATAAGAtagcaaattaaaataaatcacCTTTCGGAGTTCATATTATATATTCTAAGAAATTCATGTTTACACATTCCATTCAGTATACTAGGGActtatgtgaaaatcatagttCCTATCACCTTAGCGTTGTTCTATATCATCGTTATCTGGAAAGGCGTAAAATGACTGCTAGTAGACTATAGGAATCACAATGTCATACCTTGGTCTTACTTGAGCCTTGTAAAGAAAAATTATTCTGAAGCATTGCGGGGTCAAAAATAAAGCATACAAGAGaatctaaaaggaaaagaaagcccATTAACAAAATTGTGAAAACTATAGACCTAATATGTCTATGCAGCCACCACATTTGCCTCTTCCCAACATGAACTCCTTTAAAAGGAGTGAACTTAACAGAATCATTTTTCAACCCTTTGGACAAAACAACTTTGTCCCAATTGTAATCTCCCCCTGATAACCTTCTTCCTAGAGGAGGATCACCTCCGTGTTGCATATCTAAACTTCGAAATTCATGTTCTTTAACCCCAAATGATACATCTAATTCCTGGTTCTCCACTCGACGACCTCTAGGAGACCCTTTTTTCCCCATTTTCTCACAACTAATAGCTCAGAAAGTTTGAGCTCCAACGTAACAGAAGCAGAGATCAATTACACTATCTCctccttttctttttaatatGTTCTGAATGCCTAGAATATAATTCCACAAGtatgtttaaaatattttttgtgaatgCCCATTTCAAGAATTGGTtttcaattgaagtttgttgagAAAGTTACATGAAAAATAGATCAAACTGAAACGTCTATGCATAAATTGTAAGTAAAGTTATTGGTGACTGTGAGATATACAACCAAACCAAAACTAGGATCATCCAGAATTAGCATACGAGTAAAATTTAAGGCATTAAAAAAAGTTGAATATTATATTTGTTTGAAGCAGACACCGAATAGGATATAAAAGAAGAATTGCCATCTAACTATAACTACTACCCACCAAACTGTGAGAAACTCTGGTCTTTACGCTTATGATTTTGTGTTATTTAAGAGGGATTTTGGAAGAGGAAAATGGGTTTAAATAAAAAACCATTTACATGGCGTCACGGATTAATTGTTAGTGGTTCAATTTTTTCATTCCTATAAGAAAAAACATGGCCTTTTCAGTTCTTTTTGATACGAGGGGATCGTTGGTGCCTGGTGGGGCCTTTTTAACTAACATTTAATACCAAACGGTTGATTTTCCTCGATGTCCTATTCTataatctttattttatttttatttgtactTAAAGGTTCTTCTATCTCATTTTTTGTTACTATCTTTTATACAAATCGAAAGACAAAGTTTAAAAAGTAGTTTGAAAATTTTCCTATAACTACATAATCTGGAGATTCTTGTAGCCACATCCCATATATGGCCTTTTAGTCAATGTCCCCATCTCCGATGGTAGTTTACGTGTAAACATCAAAAAGGAACGGCGTTATTCAAAAGTTTTTCCCTAAATTTTTTCATTATATTGAAAGAATGTTTTCTTtaacaacttaagcttttaaatgAGCTGATCATACACTTCAAAATAGTAGCATAGCAGACAGAAATCTTGTTCGAGTCTCACTACCACTCAATATTAAAAGAAATTTTCATTTGTTTGGCCAATGAAAAAGAATCAAACTTGCACATGATTAAGTTCACACTTCAACACTACGAAACTAATTTGTATCATTCATTGGAAAATACCTACAAATCATCTTGACACAACTTATAATTTTCTTTGCCTTCTGTTTTAGTGGTGAATGAAGTGTAATGACAACATGAGAGACCATTGTTCGCTGCCCAAACAATAGTTTGATGTGCGGCCAAGCTGGCCCAAACACCACTGTtataatttttttgttgttgtgtaaCCACATTCTTCTCTGGTAAATAACTTGACAGATTAGGAGCACCTTTCATACTGTTGAATGGCGGCCCTAAAGAACCTCAGCAAGACATTAAATTCCTAATTTCGAGGCCTTCAAGACCTTAGAAATtcaattcaaaaacttgacagTAATATAAGAATATACAACCATCTTCCTCAATCCTTTAGTGCCTTATTACATTTTCCAACATAGTCCTGAGAGTCTTGAGTTGAGCAAGAACATGTTTGATATTCAGTCTTTCCTCTGCCAAGTCTGCAGTGCACCGCAGAGCTAATTCCATGATGGTTGATAAGCACTGCACCTTTCCTGTTTTGTTCTTCTCCTCTGGTGTCATTAGCTCAGGATCTATTATCTTGTCCATTCCTTGTGGCCATGATTGTCTTATCCACTCCCTCAAGCTTGCATTTTCAGCAAACTGTTCATCTGTTGGCTTCTTTCTCGTAAACGTTTCCATCAACATGATACCATAGCTGTAAATGTCACACCTTGTAGATACTAGTCCTTCCAATCCAAACTCTGCATTAAAATACAACAAGATATCAAGAGAATATGGTCTCTTTCAAATGGTTGAAATTAGGAGGAGAAATGAAGCATGTTGACATGATTGTTACCTGGTGCAATGTACCCGATGGTTGCAAGAGTTTTGGTTTGTGCAATACTTTCTCCTACCCCTAATAACTTTGCTAGGCCAAAGTCACTCACATGTGCAACCATATCTTCGTCGAGTAGGACATTGCTAGGCTTTAGATCACAGTGAACAACGGACACAAAATAGCCGTTATGGAGATAGTCTAATGCTGATCCCACATCAATCATTATGTCTACTCTCTGCATGATATCTAAGGAACAACTCTCAGAGTGAAGCCAATCGTCTAGGTTTCCATTAGGCATGTACTCTAATACCAAGGCTTTGAAATCAACGTTGGAGCAACTATTGATGACTTTAGCCAGATTTCTGTGACGAAGGTTGCGCAAGACTTCACATTCTGTATCGAAACTCTTGAATACGCCTTCTGTTTGCAAGTTGAATACCTTAACGGCCAATATAGTACTCCCAAATGTAGCTTTGTAAACAGACCCATAACTTCCATACCCGAGCAAGTTGCTCGTACTGAATCCATTTGTTGCTTGTTGAAGGTCATGGTACGAAACTCTTCCATGTACTGTGGCTGGAGAAGAATCCGCCTGATGAGTAGCAATGATTGTTTTCCTCTTTCGACATCTAATCACCAAAAAGATGGTGAGCGTGACTGAGAGCATTATGATTGAAGCAGCCATCAGTGAGATCAGCACAATAAGAAgcactttcttttttcttttcctatgAGGAGAATTAGACCTACATGCTGGTATCTGCAATCTAGCAGCGCCACATAATGCCTCATTTGAAAGGAATGAATCATAAGAGAAGTTCGCAAAAGGACCTCCAGTTGGAATTTCACCACTCAATCTGTTGTAAGATACATTGAGATAGTTAAGATGTGAAAGACCTACCAATGATTTGGGAATGCCACCAGAGAGTTTGTTATGAGACAAATCTAACGATTCCAAGGCGACCATGTTTCCCAATGACTCTGGAATAGGCCCTTCTAGTCTATTTTCTGCAAAAGAAAGTTCAGCCATATTTTGCATTGCTCCAATTGTGCTCGGGATAATTCCTGAGATTCGATTCTTCGATATATTCAGTAATGTTGCGACTTTTAGATTTCCAATTTCTGGAGGTAGAGAGCTTTCCAAGAAATTTGAGGACACATCAAGATGCAAGAGATCATTGAGGTTCCACAGGCTGGGAGGTATGCTAAAAATCAATTTGTTGGAATCTAAGTAAACGTATCTAAGAGATTTAATGTTCCCTAAACATGCTGGTATAGGACAGCAAATCTCATTATTTCCCAAGCTCAAGAATCCCAAATTCTTCAAATTGCAGAGTTCCTCAGGGATAGGTCCACTTATCATTTTGTTGTCATACAAATTTAACGCTTGAAGATTCTCTAAATTCCCTATTGAACTTGGAATGAATCCACTCAAGTAATTGCCTTGAAGAAACAAGAAAGACAAACCACTTAAATATCCAATTTCACTGGGCATGCTGCCTCTGATTTCACTATAAGCAGCATAAACGTAGTCAAGAGAACTTGAGAGATTTCCAACAGAAGCGGGAAGATTTCCATCGAGTGGATTATAACCTATCCACAGTTGTCTTAAATGTCTGCAATTTGTCAAGGAATCGAAGAAAGTCAATTCTGGAGATGAAGGTTCTCTTGTGAAATGATTGTCATTCACATTTAGGTACTCTAAACGTCTTAGATTACCAAATGACCTCGGAAAAGGACCAGAAAAGTTATTATATCCAATTCCCAGCCGGAAAATGTTGGAAGCATTTGATAGAGAGTTAGGGATGGATCCAGTAAGGTTATTGTAACCAAGATAAAGTTCTTCAAGATTAGGAAGGCCATGTCCTATATCTGCTGGAAGACTTCCCGTAAAGAAGTTCCCCAAAAAAGAAATGCCCCTTATGTTTGACATGTTGAATATTGTAGATGGAATAGGACCTGTTAAGAAGTTGTAGTGTAGATCTAATCTTCCCAAATTGAAAAGATTACCAATCTGCATTGGTAACTCACCTGATGATGTTTGAGTGACTCATCAGGATATGAAAAGCATAGCAACAACACCAAAATCttgtaaaagaaaaggaaaagatgaTACCAAGAACCATACAAGGTTAAGAATAGCATACCAATACACGCCAAAAGCTTGAAAAAAAATAACAAGATGATACCTATTAGGTTGTTTTCTCTTAGGAAGAGGTCAGAAAGTGAAGTACAGTTTCCAAATTCTTTTGGAATGGTTCCACTGAATTGATTATTCCCAAGATCAAATGCTCTGAGATCAGGCATGTTCAAACACATATCCGGGGGCAATGAGCCAGAGAGCTTATTGCCATAAAGGTTGAGCGATCGAAGTGAAGTTATGTTACTTATAGAAGATGGTAAAGGACCACTTAGGCTACAGTTCTGCACATCCAGTATCTCTAGATTACGGAGATATCcaatctcttctggtatttcACCTGCAAATTAAATCATAAACAGTAAGTCCACTTTCTGCAGTAGAGAAATTAAGGAGCACATATATACAActacaacccagtaaaatcccacaagtggggtctggggagggtagtgtgtacgcagagcTTACCCCTACCCGGGATAGAGAGTCTGTAAGGAGCACATATATGACTCCAGAAATAATTTTTCATGTATCCgcaaagaagaaaaaatacaaatatgtatAACTCACCTTCCAAATCATTT
Proteins encoded in this window:
- the LOC107768095 gene encoding nucleobase-ascorbate transporter 2; the encoded protein is MAAAPKPEEISHPPMDQLQGLEYCIDSNPSWGEAIALGFQHYILALGTAVMIPSFLVPLMGGTDGDKVRVVQTLLFVEGINTLLQTLFGTRLPTIIGGSWAFVVPVISIIHDSSLTRITDPQERFLSTMRAIQGALIVASSVQIILGYSQLWAICSRFFSPLGMVPVIALAGFGLFDKGFPVAGQCVEIGVPMFILFVIFSQYLKNFQFRQLPVMERFALIMSITVIWAYAHLLTASGAYKHHPEVTQKHCRTDRANLISTAPWIKIPYPLQWGAPTFDAGHAFGMMAAVLVSLIESTGAYKAASRLASATPPPAHVLSRGIGWQGIGILFSGLFGTATGCTVSIENVGLLGSTRVGSRRVIQISAGFMIFFSLLGKFGALFASIPFPIFAAVYCVLFGLVASVGLSFLQFTNMNSMRNLFIAGVSLFLGLSIPEYFREYTTAAFHGPAHTKAGWFNDFLNTIFLSSPTVALMVSVFLDNTLDYKDSAKDRGMPWWVKFRTFKGDSRNEEFYTLPFNLNRFFPPS
- the LOC107768094 gene encoding O-fucosyltransferase 8 isoform X1, whose product is MGKKGSPRGRRVENQELDVSFGVKEHEFRSLDMQHGGDPPLGRRLSGGDYNWDKVVLSKGLKNDSVKFTPFKGVHVGKRQMWWLHRHIRSIVFTILLMGFLFLLDSLVCFIFDPAMLQNNFSLQGSSKTKVGMIEKTEKEGPVKLHERLLNLAAASLAEREFKQESSKLWEEPYPQASSWKPCADKTSPQVVRAGKPRNITGYILISANGGLNQQRVAVCNAVAVASLLNATLVIPKFLYSNVWKDPSQFGDIYQEDYFLDMLKDEVNIIKELPPNLKLLDVEAAGSLITDADLSKEATPDEYIKKILPLLLRNRVVHFLGYGNRLGFDPLPYELQRLRCKCNFHALKFVPKIQKRGSLLVRRIRRYDFARSTLDKQLLGNLMPRVDHSAAEGPSKYLALHLRFEIDMVAYSMCEFGGGETERRELQTYRQVHFPLLLERLKESKSYSPEELRRMGKCPLTPEEAALVLAGLGFKHGTYIYLAGSDIYGGQSRMQALTTLYPNLVTKENLLSPSELAPFRNFSSQLAALDFIACATSDVFAITDSGSQLSSLVSGFRTYYGGGHAPTLRPSKKRLAAILSRNKTIGWNSFEEKIRKMIDEGQRVQVRGFGRSIYRHPRCKECMCRH
- the LOC107768094 gene encoding O-fucosyltransferase 8 isoform X2, which encodes MGKKGSPRGRRVENQELDVSFGVKEHEFRSLDMQHGGDPPLGRRLSGGDYNWDKVVLSKGLKNDSVKFTPFKGVHVGKRQMWWLHRHIRSIVFTILLMGFLFLLDSLVCFIFDPAMLQNNFSLQGSSKTKVGMIEKTEKEGPVKLHERLLNLAAASLAEREFKQESSKLWEEPYPQASSWKPCADKTSPQGKPRNITGYILISANGGLNQQRVAVCNAVAVASLLNATLVIPKFLYSNVWKDPSQFGDIYQEDYFLDMLKDEVNIIKELPPNLKLLDVEAAGSLITDADLSKEATPDEYIKKILPLLLRNRVVHFLGYGNRLGFDPLPYELQRLRCKCNFHALKFVPKIQKRGSLLVRRIRRYDFARSTLDKQLLGNLMPRVDHSAAEGPSKYLALHLRFEIDMVAYSMCEFGGGETERRELQTYRQVHFPLLLERLKESKSYSPEELRRMGKCPLTPEEAALVLAGLGFKHGTYIYLAGSDIYGGQSRMQALTTLYPNLVTKENLLSPSELAPFRNFSSQLAALDFIACATSDVFAITDSGSQLSSLVSGFRTYYGGGHAPTLRPSKKRLAAILSRNKTIGWNSFEEKIRKMIDEGQRVQVRGFGRSIYRHPRCKECMCRH
- the LOC107768096 gene encoding uncharacterized protein LOC107768096, encoding MGIYALVLVHFLYSNINTIMKRKNNFLSPLVVSIWQHFLILSATAEVNLKTDEAALLALKSYVTSDTYNILTSNWTSTTSVCKWIGVTCGSRHQRVTALDISNMELIGTIPPHLGNLSFLVSFDISSNHFHGILPQELTNLHRLEFINVTSNKFTGDIPSWFSLLPELQHLHLAFNSFTGMIPPAIFNASKLESLVLGVNQLQGEIPNEIGNLQDLTWLSLGSNQLTGLVPLSLFNISSLQRLVLTNNSLSGNLPVDICSNLSELMVLALSNNEFDGQIPLDIDKCSNLQILSLSFNRFTGVIPRKIGNLTMISSLYLGRNDLEGEIPEEIGYLRNLEILDVQNCSLSGPLPSSISNITSLRSLNLYGNKLSGSLPPDMCLNMPDLRAFDLGNNQFSGTIPKEFGNCTSLSDLFLRENNLIGELPMQIGNLFNLGRLDLHYNFLTGPIPSTIFNMSNIRGISFLGNFFTGSLPADIGHGLPNLEELYLGYNNLTGSIPNSLSNASNIFRLGIGYNNFSGPFPRSFGNLRRLEYLNVNDNHFTREPSSPELTFFDSLTNCRHLRQLWIGYNPLDGNLPASVGNLSSSLDYVYAAYSEIRGSMPSEIGYLSGLSFLFLQGNYLSGFIPSSIGNLENLQALNLYDNKMISGPIPEELCNLKNLGFLSLGNNEICCPIPACLGNIKSLRYVYLDSNKLIFSIPPSLWNLNDLLHLDVSSNFLESSLPPEIGNLKVATLLNISKNRISGIIPSTIGAMQNMAELSFAENRLEGPIPESLGNMVALESLDLSHNKLSGGIPKSLVGLSHLNYLNVSYNRLSGEIPTGGPFANFSYDSFLSNEALCGAARLQIPACRSNSPHRKRKKKVLLIVLISLMAASIIMLSVTLTIFLVIRCRKRKTIIATHQADSSPATVHGRVSYHDLQQATNGFSTSNLLGYGSYGSVYKATFGSTILAVKVFNLQTEGVFKSFDTECEVLRNLRHRNLAKVINSCSNVDFKALVLEYMPNGNLDDWLHSESCSLDIMQRVDIMIDVGSALDYLHNGYFVSVVHCDLKPSNVLLDEDMVAHVSDFGLAKLLGVGESIAQTKTLATIGYIAPEFGLEGLVSTRCDIYSYGIMLMETFTRKKPTDEQFAENASLREWIRQSWPQGMDKIIDPELMTPEEKNKTGKVQCLSTIMELALRCTADLAEERLNIKHVLAQLKTLRTMLENVIRH